One Fulvia fulva chromosome 12, complete sequence genomic region harbors:
- a CDS encoding Homocysteine synthase, which produces MDTSKNHCQKFETLQLHAGRTPDPVTRSCAVPIYATASYVFNSSAHGARLFSLDEPGNIYSRIQNPTVDVFEKRMAALEGGIAAVASASGQSAQFMALAALCKAGDNIVSSSCLYGGTYNQFKVFLPRLGITTRWVDGEEDPEAYRRHVDHRTKAIYVEAIGNPSYGVADFRAIADIAHEAGVPLIVDNTFGAGGYFCRPIEHGADIVIHSATKWIGGHGTTIGGIVIDSGNFDWSTNDARRRFPEMTEPSEGYNGLRFYDHCGQFCFTERLRVEILRDFGPCLSPWAAQQLLLGIETLSLRCERHAENAMAVAKWLETHEQVAWVSYPGLRSHRTHALALKYMPRGFGGMLCFGLKPTTKPASELGSEVVDGFRLISNLANVGDAKTLAIHPWTTTHEQLTHEERIKAGVTEDLIRISVGIEHIDDIINDFEQSFNHVRRASRESPRARL; this is translated from the exons ATGGACACCAGCAAGAATCACTGCCAGAAGTTCGAGACACTGCAACTTCACGCAGGACGTACACCAGATCCAGTGACCCGATCATGTGCTGTCCCAATCTACGCCACAGCTTCATATGTCTTCAACAGCTCTGCGCATGGCGCTCGTTTATTTAGCCTGGATGAGCCCGGCAACATCTACTCCAGGATTCAGAATCCCACTGTCGACGTATTTGAGAAGCGGATGGCTGCACTTGAAGGAGGTATTGCCGCTGTTGCATCCGCTTCGGGACAATCCGCACAATTTATGGCATTGGCAGCCCTTTGTAAGGCCGGTGACAACATTGTCTCATCTTCCTGCTTGTACGGTGGAACCTACAACCAATTCAAGGTCTTTCTACCTAGACTCGGGATCACAACCAGATGGGTGGATGGCGAAGAAGACCCCGAAGCTTATCGTCGGCATGTCGACCATCGAACCAAAGCTATCTACGTCGAAGCAATTGGCAATCCCAGTTACGGCGTTGCTGACTTTCGCGCCATTGCCGATATAGCACACGAAGCGGGCGTGCCTCTAATAGTCGACAACACCTTTGGAGCTGGAGGGTACTTCTGCAGACCTATCGAGCACGGGGCAGATATTGTCATCCACAGTGCAACGAAGTGGATCGGAGGACATGGAACTACTATAGGTGGCATTGTCATCGatagcggcaacttcgaCTGGTCGACGAATGATGCAAGGCGTCGCTTCCCCGAGATGACGGAGCCATCCGAAGGCTACAACGGACTTCGATTTTATGATCACTGTGGGCAGTTCTGCTTTACTGAGAGACTTCGGGTCGAGATCTTGCGAGACTTCGGACCTTGCTTGAGTCCTTGGGCTGCGCAGCAACTTCTGCTGGGGATCGAGACTTTGAGCCTTAGATGCGAGAGGCACGCGGAGAACGCCATGGCCGTCGCAAAATGGTTGGAAACCCACGAGCAAGTGGCTTGGGTAAGCTATCCTGGTCTGCGCAGCCACAGGACACACGCTCTTGCACTCAAGTACATGCCGAGGGGCTTCGGCGGTATGCTCTGCTTCGGCCTGAAGCCGACAACAAAACCTGCCAGTGAGCTGGGAAGCGAAGTTGTGGATGGCTTCCGGCTCATCTCGAACCTCGCCAATGTAGGCGATGCGAAGACGCTGGCAATACATCCTTGGACGACAACGCATGAGCAGCTCACACATGAAGAACGAATCAAGGCTGGAGTGACTGAG GATCTGATACGCATCTCTGTCGGAATCGAGCATATTGACGACATTATCAATGACTTCGAGCAATCCTTCAACCACGTCAGAAGGGCCAGCCGGGAATCTCCCAGGGCCAGACTGTAG
- a CDS encoding Efflux pump azaK, translated as MAFKANETTPLLADSIPKLASDEDSDDTVLGSDDGDGRLLHDATEQPFNHWQIFALCCAAVTEPVACFCIFPFVSEMIQATGGLEESDVGFWAGAIESLFSVVQMGLMIIYGRMSDRFGRKPVLVFSLAGLSISTALFGLSRSLWQMVMFRCLAGSFAGSVLTVRIMVAESCNKSTEGRAFAWFMFARNGGILLGPVIGGAFVDPRLTSGISLFEQYPYLLATGITGAVCLLGTLLVAMFCHETLAEGDKLAKTKIQSMTTWQLLKAPGVASGLYIFGHTMFLALANTAVLPVFLFTSTANGGLGFSPRWISYFLAGLAASQGLWTLMSFPTLKRKMGTRKVMQICSCGWPLLFASMPVLNEVLRRDAIAAFWAVVPVPLIIGGGVAMSFAGAQLLVNDTCPSPTELALLNALTQTLNSAVRAVTPALFTSVFALGAKTQLLDGHLCWVVLIALTVPLQWALFFRAGT; from the exons ATGGCGTTCAAAGCAAACGAGACGACGCCGCTACTGGCTGACAGCATCCCAAAGTTGGCGAGCGACGAAGACAGCGATGACACCGTACTTGGCAGCGATGATGGAGACGGTCGACTGCTTCACGATGCTACGGAACAACCATTCAACCACTGGCAAATCTTCGCATTATGCTGTGCCGCAGTGACCGAGCCGGTTGCCTGCTTCTGCATCTTTCCCTTCGTCAGCGAGATGATACAGGCCACGGGTGGCCTTGAAGAATCTGACGTTGGCTTCTGGGCCGGCGCCATCGAGTCGCTCTTCTCGGTTGTGCAGATGGGCTTGATGATCATTTACGGCCGGATGTCAGATCGTTTTGGAAGGAAGCCTGTGTTGGTCTTCAGCTTAGCTGGGCTGAGCATCTCAACAGCATTGTTCGGTCTCAGTCGCAGTCTGTGGCAGATGGTCATGTTCCGCTGTTTGGCTGGAAGTTTTGCTGGCAGTGTGTTGACGGTGCGGATCATGGTGGCAGAAAGTTGCAATAAATCAACAGAAGGCAGAGCATTCGCTTGGTTCATGTTCGCGCGGAATGGTGGCATCCTGCTAGGTCCAGTCATTG GAGGAGCTTTTGTGGACCCTCGCCTGACCAGCGGCATATCACTGTTTGAGCAGTACCCTTACTTGCTCGCCACAGGTATTACCGGCGCCGTCTGTCTCCTGGGGACCTTACTAGTTGCCATGTTCTGCCACGAGACGCTCGCAGAGGGGGACAAGTTGGCAAAGACGAAGATCCAGTCAATGACCACTTGGCAGCTACTCAAAGCTCCCGGCGTAGCATCTGGACTCTACATCTTCGGCCACACCATGTTCCTCGCCCTCGCCAACACTGCAGTGCTGCCTGTGTTCCTCTTCACAAGCACTGCCAATGGTGGCCTCGGCTTCTCGCCCAGATGGATCTCTTACTTTCTAGCTGGACTGGCCGCAAGTCAGGGACTATGGACGCTGATGTCCTTCCCTACACTGAAGCGAAAGATGGGTACGCGGAAGGTCATGCAGATCTGTTCCTGTGGATGGCCGTTACTGTTCGCGTCGATGCCGGTACTGAATGAAGTTCTTCGGCGAGACGCTATTGCTGCCTTCTGGGCTGTCGTGCCAGTGCCATTGATCATTGGCGGCGGAGTGGCGATGTCATTTG CCGGCGCTCAATTGTTGGTCAACGACACATGCCCATCTCCAACGGAACTTGCTCTCCTCAATGCACTCACACAG ACCCTGAACAGCGCTGTGCGAGCCGTGACGCCTGCCCTATTCACAAGCGTCTTCGCCTTGGGTGCCAAGACCCAGCTGCTCGACGGGCACCTCTGCTGGGTCGTCCTGATTGCTCTCACGGTACCTTTGCAGTGGGCGCTGTTCTTTCGAGCGGGTACCTGA
- a CDS encoding putative hydrolase M10 has product MKLSKYLIYLPPLLPAATCQCFDPSPSFPIPSWGTGGSSLASTLQIIEHEIHQIVAKEAYKASSFSLELTSASSTIWSLHHTARHRNETRPGTESVDENSVYRISAVTKVFTILGLLRQHDAETLNMEDPISKYVPELGGDIQWENITLRSLASHLSGIPREFAHSDMINQFQDPVAMGLPPGTKEGCPTCDEYNDYKPCARRDLLDAVNKLKPVFAPNEKGTYSNVGAELIALALENVTGMDLVTYLREAVLEPLGMKATSMDAPADDENAVLPIWSKGDNYWGIDTGVQNATAGLYTTSADMGKFMRYVLRNANQITRGVNWFMPASWSTGFRTFYGMPWEILRTEKVLKERQRPVTFVSKSGGMPGYYSRVTFMPEYGLGLTILVGGETGLLSELLELITTRLIREADPILWGELSGLYDGTYEAVEDGLKSSLTISSAPVGGMRVTSFISNGTDALHQVFGREASTERWHAQLVPTMLSKDEAKKRGDIWRLIIVPERLDQTDLVWDDLCGTDVDTGRYAGVPANEFVFWHDEGVVELPAWKVKLKRERQEKMVVQPWKVDM; this is encoded by the coding sequence ATGAAGTTGTCGAAATATCTCATCTACCTACCACCCCTCCTACCAGCAGCAACATGCCAATGCTTCGACCCCTCTCCCTCATTCCCCATCCCATCCTGGGGCACAGGCGGCTCCAGCCTGGCTTCAACCCTTCAAATCATCGAACATGAAATCCACCAAATCGTCGCGAAAGAGGCCTACAAAGCCTCCTCCTTCTCCCTCGAACTCACCTCCGCATCCTCAACAATCTGGTCCCTCCACCACACCGCCCGCCACCGCAACGAGACCCGACCAGGAACGGAATCCGTCGATGAGAATAGCGTCTACCGCATCTCGGCAGTGACCAAAGTCTTCACGATCCTTGGGCTGTTGCGTCAACACGATGCTGAAACACTCAACATGGAGGATCCGATTAGCAAGTACGTCCCGGAGTTGGGAGGCGATATTCAGTGGGAGAACATCACCCTCCGCTCCCTCGCTAGCCACCTCTCCGGCATTCCGCGCGAGTTCGCGCATAGCGATATGATTAATCAGTTCCAGGACCCGGTCGCGATGGGGTTGCCGCCGGGGACGAAGGAGGGGTGTCCGACTTGTGATGAGTATAATGATTACAAGCCTTGTGCGAGGAGGGATCTGCTGGATGCGGTTAATAAGCTTAAGCCGGTGTTTGCGCCCAACGAGAAGGGTACGTACAGTAATGTGGGTGCTGAACTCATCGCGTTGGCGCTGGAGAATGTTACGGGGATGGATCTGGTTACGTACTTGCGGGAAGCTGTCTTGGAGCCATTGGGGATGAAGGCGACGAGTATGGATGCGCCGGCGGATGATGAGAATGCCGTGCTCCCAATCTGGTCGAAGGGGGATAATTACTGGGGCATCGACACTGGTGTGCAGAACGCCACAGCAGGCCTCTACACCACATCCGCAGACATGGGCAAGTTCATGCGCTACGTGCTCCGCAACGCGAACCAAATCACTAGAGGTGTGAATTGGTTCATGCCTGCGAGCTGGAGCACAGGCTTCCGGACGTTCTATGGCATGCCCTGGGAAATCCTCCGGACGGAGAAAGTGCTGAAGGAGAGGCAGCGGCCCGTCACGTTTGTTTCCAAGTCGGGTGGAATGCCGGGGTATTACAGTAGAGTTACGTTTATGCCGGAGTATGGATTGGGCCTGACGATTCTTGTTGGTGGTGAGACGGGGCTGCTGAGTGAGCTGTTGGAGTTGATTACGACGCGGTTGATTCGTGAGGCGGATCCGATCTTGTGGGGGGAGTTGAGTGGGTTGTACGATGGGACGTATGAGGCTGTTGAGGATGGGTTGAAGTCATCCCTCACCATCTCAAGCGCGCCGGTCGGAGGCATGAGGGTCACTTCTTTCATCAGCAACGGCACCGATGCTCTGCACCAAGTCTTTGGCCGGGAGGCGTCAACGGAGCGATGGCATGCTCAGCTGGTTCCCACGATGCTGTCTAAGGATGAAGCGAAGAAGAGAGGGGATATTTGGAGATTGATCATCGTTCCTGAAAGGCTTGATCAGACTGATCTCGTGTGGGATGATTTGTGTGGAACGGATGTTGATACTGGGCGGTATGCGGGAGTTCCTGCCAATGAGTTCGTCTTCTGGCATGATGAGGGTGTCGTGGAGCTGCCGGCGTGGAAGGTGAAGTTGAAGAGAGAGCGGCAGGAGAAGATGGTGGTGCAGCCGTGGAAGGTTGACATGTAG
- a CDS encoding Histone chaperone, with amino-acid sequence MAGFTAISQQHVPQQPPPPLQNVRAAFQPDPNLIARIEHAAQQYRGALDALFEDIGRHVLSSRSTLLHNGEAQAAPATKKRKLDRATETKPVASNGTAHNAISSPAMSFECKNVSFAVPARKKLKLQVITDSTDSRKREIRLIDPKTENTEYTLSSSQIDQVFCLPVPEKQQRQWNFCIFPQAGPTTAEGTPCEQMVFTLNETKPDDATSTTREKQEGDTYITVTEPELNQLLQPYGKHVIRPTEDEFASSIPQAHRKDEKAYHVKAHKGTKEGYLFFLPSGIIFGFKKPLSFFPFSSIEAISYTSVLQRTFNLVISATEGLGSESKDTEFSMLDQADFAGIDEYIKKHGLNDASMAAERKAKAYNVNKPKEDANGAVANGGAEEESELHKAEQQLQDEEDDEEEDYEESGGESDGSGDYSDEEEEEYGDEGDEEGAEDAELDEDAQNE; translated from the exons ATGGCAGGCTTCACGGCAATATCGCAGCAACATGTCCCTCAGCAGCCACCACCGCCGCTACAGAACGTCCGAGCCGCCTTCCAGCCAGACCCGAACCTCATCGCACGAATAGAGCACGCCGCACAACAGTATCGGGGAGCGTTGGACGCGCTGTTCGAGGACATTGGGAGACATGTGCTGTCGTCGCGGAGCACGCTCCTGCACAACGGGGAGGCTCAGGCAGCGCCGGCGACGAAGAAGCGCAAACTGGACCGTGCAACGGAAACGAAGCCGGTCGCCAGCAACGGCACAGCACACAATGCGATATCCAGCCCAGCGATGTCGTTCGAATGCAAAAATGTCAGCTTTGCGGTACCGGCGAGAAAGAAGCTCAAGCTACAAGTCATCACGGACTCGACAGACTCGAGGAAGAGGGAGATTCGATTGATCGACCCCAAGACCGAGAACACCGAGTACACCTTGTCCAGCTCGCAGATCGATCAAGTCTTCTGCCTGCCAGTGCCGGAGAAGCAGCAGAGACAGTGGAACTTCTGCATATTCCCGCAGGCTGGGCCAACAACAGCAGAAGGCACACCGTGCGAGCAGATGGTCTTCACCCTCAACGAGACGAAGCCTGACGATGCGACCTCGACGACACGAGAGAAGCAAGAAGGAGATACATATATCACAGTCACGGAGCCAGAGCTCAACCAGCTGCTGCAACCATATGGCAAGCATGTCATCAGACCGACAGAGGACGAATTCGCCAGCAGCATACCACAGGCGCATCGCAAGGACGAGAAGGCATACCATGTGAAAGCACACAAGGGCACTAAAGAAG GCTACCTCTTTTTCCTCCCCAGCGGCATAATCTTCGGCTTCAAGAAACCCCTCTCCTTCTTTCCCTTCTCGTCCATCGAAGCTATCTCCTACACCAGCGTCCTCCAACGCACCTTCAACCTCGTCATCTCCGCCACCGAAGGCCTCGGATCGGAATCCAAGGACACGGAGTTCAGCATGCTCGACCAGGCCGACTTCGCAGGCATTGATGAGTACATCAAGAAACACGGCCTGAACGACGCGTCAATGGCGGCAGAACGCAAAGCGAAGGCATACAACGTCAACAAACCAAAGGAAGACGCGAATGGTGCGGTGGCGAATGGAGGTGCAGAGGAAGAGAGCGAGCTGCACAAGGCGGAGCAGCAGTTGCAGGATGAGGAGGACGACGAGGAGGAAGACTATGAGGAGAGTGGTGGAGAGAGTGATGGGTCGGGGGATTATAGCGATGAAGAGGAAGAGGAGTATGGTGATGAGGGAGACGAGGAAGGTGCAGAGGATGCCGAGCTTGATGAGGATGCACAGAACGAATGA